A genome region from Nocardioides cynanchi includes the following:
- a CDS encoding DUF3000 domain-containing protein gives MVVGPETRPGEGAAASPLEFQEAVREMGEARMRPEVLCEPMPAPQRIAPYAAALSADVTVDGVDVSTGRIILLHDPAGNDSWDGTFRCVAYSRAEIDLDMITDPALAEVGWSWLTEALAAHGAAYASASGTVTRVATDSFGAMAEDSGTAQIEIRASWTPQLVDGDLDIGRHVEAWGELLCTAAGLPPVPEGVTAMPSRRGRRGSSH, from the coding sequence ATGGTCGTCGGTCCTGAGACGCGCCCCGGTGAGGGCGCGGCCGCGAGCCCCCTGGAGTTCCAGGAGGCCGTGCGCGAGATGGGCGAGGCCAGGATGCGGCCCGAGGTCCTCTGCGAGCCGATGCCGGCGCCGCAGCGGATCGCGCCGTACGCCGCCGCGCTGAGCGCCGACGTGACCGTCGACGGCGTCGACGTCAGCACCGGCCGGATCATCCTGCTCCACGACCCCGCCGGCAACGACTCGTGGGACGGCACTTTCCGCTGCGTGGCCTACAGCCGCGCCGAGATCGACCTCGACATGATCACCGACCCGGCTCTGGCCGAGGTCGGGTGGTCCTGGCTGACCGAGGCGCTGGCCGCGCACGGCGCGGCGTACGCCTCGGCCTCGGGCACCGTGACCCGGGTCGCGACCGACAGCTTCGGCGCGATGGCCGAGGACTCCGGCACCGCCCAGATCGAGATCCGCGCCTCCTGGACACCCCAGCTGGTCGACGGCGATCTGGACATCGGGCGCCACGTCGAGGCCTGGGGCGAACTACTGTGTACGGCGGCGGGTCTGCCGCCGGTTCCGGAGGGCGTGACCGCCATGCCCAGTCGTCGTGGCCGGCGCGGGTCCAGCCACTGA
- a CDS encoding HRDC domain-containing protein, giving the protein MTSETDTAPPNPADDGEQPAVDDVAPPEPQAPLLELRDGLPPLTDTPPALADACAALRAATGPVAIDAERASGYRYSSRAYLIQLRREGAGTFLVDPIGFDSLDPLQEALAGTEWILHAATQDLACLTEVGLVPSALFDTELAGRLLGYPRVGLATLVETLLGYRMKKEHSAADWSTRPFPSSWLEYAALDVEVLVELRDVLAAELVEAGKDEWARQEFDALRSFTPAVRAEPWRRTSGLHKVRGRRLLGAVRELWLARDELARQRDVSPGRLIGDTALIAAAMASPQDRTALLATKGFHGRGAQRYADRWVEALRVAREMPEDDLPARSPRVDGPPTPRAWAERDPVAAARLVAARESIARLSEEHHLPAENLISPDSVRRLMWTPPEPADPEAVATRLREYGAREWQIGLTATVLTEAITQASAAAAATRGADPTDQPVD; this is encoded by the coding sequence ATGACCTCTGAGACCGACACCGCACCTCCCAACCCCGCCGACGACGGTGAGCAGCCCGCCGTCGACGACGTCGCGCCCCCGGAGCCCCAGGCTCCGCTGCTCGAGCTGCGCGACGGCCTGCCCCCGCTCACCGACACCCCGCCCGCCCTGGCCGATGCCTGCGCCGCACTGCGGGCGGCGACCGGCCCGGTGGCCATCGACGCCGAGCGCGCCTCCGGCTACCGCTACTCCTCCCGGGCCTACCTGATCCAGCTGCGCCGCGAGGGCGCGGGCACGTTCCTGGTCGACCCGATCGGCTTCGACTCCCTGGACCCGCTGCAGGAGGCGCTGGCCGGCACGGAGTGGATCCTGCACGCCGCCACCCAGGACCTCGCCTGCCTGACCGAGGTCGGGCTGGTCCCCTCGGCACTGTTCGACACCGAGCTGGCCGGCCGTCTGCTGGGCTACCCGCGGGTCGGCCTGGCCACCCTCGTCGAGACGCTGCTGGGCTACCGGATGAAGAAGGAGCACTCGGCCGCCGACTGGTCCACCCGCCCGTTCCCGTCGTCGTGGCTGGAGTACGCCGCCCTCGATGTCGAGGTATTGGTCGAGCTGCGCGACGTGCTCGCCGCCGAGCTGGTCGAGGCCGGCAAGGACGAGTGGGCACGGCAGGAGTTCGACGCGCTACGCAGCTTCACCCCCGCGGTCCGGGCCGAGCCCTGGCGCCGGACCTCCGGTCTGCACAAGGTCCGCGGCCGCCGGCTGCTCGGCGCCGTACGCGAGCTGTGGCTGGCCCGGGACGAGCTGGCCCGGCAGCGCGACGTCTCACCCGGCCGGCTGATCGGCGACACCGCCCTGATCGCGGCCGCGATGGCGAGCCCGCAGGACAGGACCGCGTTGCTGGCCACCAAGGGGTTCCACGGTCGGGGCGCCCAGAGGTACGCCGACCGCTGGGTGGAGGCGCTGCGCGTCGCCCGCGAGATGCCCGAGGACGACCTGCCCGCACGGTCGCCGCGCGTCGACGGGCCGCCCACGCCGCGGGCCTGGGCCGAGCGCGACCCCGTGGCCGCGGCCCGCCTGGTGGCCGCCCGGGAGTCGATCGCCCGGCTGTCCGAGGAGCACCACCTGCCCGCCGAGAACCTGATCTCGCCCGACTCGGTGCGCCGTCTGATGTGGACCCCGCCCGAGCCCGCCGACCCCGAGGCCGTGGCGACCCGGCTACGTGAGTACGGCGCGCGGGAGTGGCAGATCGGGCTGACCGCGACGGTGCTCACCGAGGCGATCACGCAGGCAAGCGCGGCGGCGGCGGCGACCCGAGGCGCCGACCCGACGGATCAGCCGGTCGACTGA
- a CDS encoding extracellular solute-binding protein — translation MIPGPARRSRALAGLLAAGLLGGSGLLAACGSGSAASSGPTSPPTSSPTSSPTRLPDQTLTFGVVGDPGEVAAYRQMTSQFAPLSRHVTVQVESWPDEGAMMAALRGGAQPPDVFLAARRDLPWLTAHQDIQPVDHLLDDRGVDFGDDYPRDSLTALASDNRLQCLPYAIEPSVIYYNKRLVRFGQMRVDPPTPGQGWSLAQFAATARWAVRHHPGVSGLYVEPSLIGIAPFLYSGGGQLYDNATTPTSLALSSSGSQGALAQALPVLGKPSLTPSPAELQQQTPLELFESGRLAMLAGSRDLVPELRGTSGLDFDVMPMPTLGSAATVGSLTGLCVSQHARDAATAAEFVVYASSPEALSTVAAAGYLQPANQTVALSDAFQQPGRLPAHASVFTFGIKSMIFPPVVDEPDALSQQVDPLIARLFTADPTRVPRLSRHIDRISQPILAPPVTGSPSPTSSQSTG, via the coding sequence GTGATTCCGGGACCTGCGCGACGCTCGCGCGCACTGGCCGGGCTCCTGGCCGCCGGCCTGCTCGGTGGCAGCGGTCTCTTGGCCGCATGCGGCTCCGGATCGGCTGCGTCGAGCGGCCCGACCAGCCCCCCGACCTCGTCCCCGACCTCCAGTCCGACCCGGCTGCCCGACCAGACGCTGACGTTCGGCGTGGTCGGCGACCCGGGCGAGGTGGCTGCCTACCGGCAGATGACGTCGCAGTTCGCACCGCTGAGCCGCCACGTGACGGTGCAGGTGGAGTCGTGGCCCGACGAGGGCGCGATGATGGCCGCCCTCCGTGGCGGTGCCCAACCGCCTGACGTGTTCCTGGCGGCCCGGCGCGACCTGCCGTGGCTCACGGCGCACCAGGACATCCAGCCGGTGGACCACCTGCTCGACGACCGCGGCGTCGACTTCGGCGACGACTACCCCCGCGACTCGCTGACGGCGCTCGCCAGCGACAACCGGCTCCAGTGCCTGCCCTACGCCATCGAGCCGTCGGTCATCTACTACAACAAGCGCCTGGTCAGGTTCGGCCAGATGCGGGTCGACCCGCCCACGCCGGGCCAGGGCTGGTCGCTGGCCCAGTTCGCTGCCACCGCGCGGTGGGCGGTCCGCCACCACCCCGGCGTCAGCGGGCTGTACGTCGAGCCGTCGCTGATCGGCATCGCCCCGTTCCTGTACTCCGGTGGGGGCCAGCTCTACGACAACGCCACCACGCCGACGTCACTGGCGTTGTCGAGCAGCGGCAGCCAGGGCGCCCTGGCGCAGGCGCTGCCCGTCCTGGGCAAGCCGTCCCTGACGCCGTCGCCGGCCGAGCTCCAGCAGCAGACGCCCCTGGAGCTGTTCGAGAGCGGCCGGCTGGCGATGCTCGCCGGCTCGCGTGACCTCGTACCCGAGCTGCGGGGCACGTCGGGACTCGACTTCGACGTGATGCCGATGCCGACGCTCGGCTCGGCCGCCACCGTGGGCTCGCTGACCGGTCTGTGCGTCTCGCAGCACGCCCGCGACGCCGCCACCGCGGCGGAGTTCGTCGTCTACGCCAGCTCCCCGGAAGCGCTGAGCACGGTCGCCGCGGCCGGCTACCTCCAGCCGGCCAACCAGACCGTGGCCCTCAGCGACGCCTTCCAGCAGCCGGGGCGACTCCCGGCCCACGCCTCGGTGTTCACCTTCGGGATCAAGAGCATGATCTTCCCGCCGGTGGTCGACGAGCCGGACGCGCTCAGCCAGCAGGTCGACCCGCTGATCGCCCGGCTCTTCACCGCCGACCCGACCCGGGTCCCGCGGCTGTCCCGGCACATCGACCGGATCTCCCAGCCGATCCTGGCGCCACCGGTCACCGGCAGCCCCAGCCCGACGTCGAGTCAGTCGACCGGCTGA
- the hrpA gene encoding ATP-dependent RNA helicase HrpA — protein MDISFPPELPISQRHDDIAAAIRDHQVVVVAGETGSGKTTQLPKICLELGRGAGGRGALLGHTQPRRIAARSVAERLAAETGTTLGDEVGYQVRFTDRTSPATRIKVMTDGILLAELQRDRDLRRYDTIIIDEAHERSLNIDFLLGYLRRLLPRRPDLKLVITSATIDPQRFAEHFSDAAGKPAPIIEVSGRTYPVEVRYRPLMLPTSPTDGSGVDDDGEIVVRDQTEAIVDAVRELSAEGPGDVLVFLPGEREIRDTADALGDLEKAGPRASLGQRLEVVPLFSRLSAAEQHRVFSSHSATVRRIVLATNVAETSLTVPGIRYVVDTGVARISRYSLKTKVQRLPIEAISQASAAQRSGRCGRVEAGIAIRLYSEEDFLARPEFTDPEILRTNLASVILQMASLGLGDVARFPFVEPPDRRNVAAGVQLLEELGALSASGSKLTGLGRRLARLPIDPRLGRMILEAERLGCVREILVIAAALSLQDPRERPLEEQARADQLHARFTDPGSDFLTWLNLWRHLRAQQRELSSSAFRRMCKREYLNYLRVREWQDFESQLRQVCKELKIDLGKQPEWSRLRSTTEGTRSTTEGTRSSTEEGRSTTEVTETTSAAYDADGIHQALLSGLLSHVGVLEEREPRSQSGGKAAGPRQRGPREYLGARGARFVIFPGSVLRRRNPSYVMAGELVETGRLWARQNAAIKPEWAERLGAHLVKRSYSEPHWSKKRAAVLAYERVTLYGVPLATDRRISFGKIDPELSRELFIRHALVYGEWSTRHAFYAKNLELLGEAEELEHRARRRDIVVDEHTLFDFYDARVGREVVSGAHFDQWWKQARRADPELLTFDLAMLTHDTVEEVTESDFPEQWQSGAGLTFPISYHFEPGAPDDGLTIEVPVTTLNRVDAGDFSWNVPGVRRELVTALIRSLPKQLRVSFVPAPDKAREFLAATPPGEEPLLDALERWARSTTGVVVPRDAWDWARVPAHLQPTYRVVGEDGAEQARGKDLDALKAPLQGRFADALAAVAGDSGFSATGQTTWTFGTLEPEIVQRRAGHEVLAHPAVTDEGHSAGLGIFGSSDEADARHRLGVRRLLQLTVPSGQADLTAGLNTADKLGLAGSPYPTVAELLEDLRAAILADVVDAAPPVRSRRAYDELVAAGADALAERTGPLLTDLLRVLADWRETDKLLSGRAELATLAAMQDMGAQLGRLVRRGFLGDAGADRLRRYPTYLAAIRRRRERLDEQVARDRQLMVQVLGLQEAWLHHVAALPEGRPPGERLRQVRWMLEEYRVSLWAQQLGTDAPVSDQRIRRLLAT, from the coding sequence GTGGACATCTCCTTCCCGCCCGAGCTGCCGATCAGTCAGCGGCACGACGACATCGCGGCGGCCATCCGCGACCACCAGGTCGTCGTCGTCGCCGGCGAGACCGGCTCGGGCAAGACCACCCAGCTCCCCAAGATCTGCCTCGAGCTCGGGCGCGGAGCAGGCGGCCGGGGTGCGCTGCTCGGGCACACCCAGCCGCGGCGGATCGCGGCCCGGTCGGTCGCCGAGCGGCTGGCCGCCGAGACCGGGACGACGCTGGGCGACGAGGTCGGCTACCAGGTCCGGTTCACCGACCGCACCTCGCCGGCGACCCGGATCAAGGTGATGACCGACGGCATCCTGCTCGCCGAGCTCCAGCGCGACCGTGACCTGCGCCGCTACGACACGATCATCATCGACGAGGCCCACGAGCGGAGCCTCAACATCGACTTCCTGCTCGGCTACCTCCGGCGACTGCTGCCGCGCCGGCCCGACCTGAAGCTGGTGATCACCTCCGCGACGATCGACCCCCAACGCTTCGCCGAGCACTTCTCCGACGCGGCCGGGAAGCCGGCGCCGATCATCGAGGTCTCGGGCCGGACCTACCCGGTGGAGGTCCGCTACCGCCCGCTGATGCTCCCGACCAGTCCGACCGACGGGAGCGGAGTCGACGACGACGGCGAGATCGTGGTGCGCGACCAGACCGAGGCGATCGTCGACGCCGTCCGCGAGCTCTCCGCCGAGGGCCCCGGCGACGTCCTGGTCTTCCTGCCCGGCGAGCGCGAGATCCGCGACACCGCCGACGCGCTGGGCGACCTCGAGAAGGCCGGACCCCGTGCGTCGCTGGGTCAGCGGCTCGAGGTGGTGCCGCTGTTCTCGCGGCTCTCGGCGGCCGAGCAGCACCGGGTGTTCTCCTCGCACTCCGCGACGGTGCGCCGGATCGTCCTGGCCACCAACGTCGCGGAGACCTCGCTGACCGTGCCCGGCATCCGGTACGTCGTCGACACCGGCGTGGCGCGGATCTCGCGCTACTCGCTGAAGACCAAGGTGCAGCGGCTGCCGATCGAGGCGATCAGCCAGGCCTCGGCGGCCCAGCGCTCCGGGCGGTGCGGCCGGGTGGAGGCAGGCATCGCGATCCGCCTCTACTCCGAGGAGGACTTCCTGGCGCGCCCGGAGTTCACCGACCCGGAGATCCTGCGCACCAACCTCGCCTCGGTGATCCTCCAGATGGCATCGCTGGGGTTGGGCGACGTCGCCCGCTTCCCCTTCGTGGAGCCGCCGGACCGGCGCAACGTCGCGGCCGGCGTCCAGCTGCTGGAGGAGCTCGGCGCGCTCTCGGCGTCGGGTTCGAAGCTGACCGGGCTGGGCCGGCGACTGGCCCGGCTGCCGATCGACCCCCGCCTGGGCCGGATGATCCTCGAGGCCGAGCGGCTCGGCTGCGTGCGCGAGATCCTGGTGATCGCGGCCGCCCTGTCGCTCCAGGACCCCCGCGAGCGGCCGCTCGAGGAGCAGGCCAGGGCCGACCAGCTCCATGCCCGCTTCACCGATCCGGGCTCGGACTTCCTGACCTGGCTCAACCTGTGGCGGCACCTGCGGGCCCAGCAGCGCGAGCTGTCGAGCAGCGCGTTCCGGCGGATGTGCAAGCGCGAGTACCTCAACTACCTGCGGGTCCGGGAGTGGCAGGACTTCGAGTCGCAGCTGCGGCAGGTCTGCAAGGAGCTGAAGATCGACCTCGGCAAGCAGCCGGAGTGGTCTCGACTTCGCTCGACCACCGAGGGGACCCGCTCGACCACCGAGGGGACCCGGTCGAGCACCGAGGAAGGCCGGTCGACCACCGAGGTGACCGAGACCACGAGCGCGGCGTACGACGCGGACGGCATCCACCAGGCCCTGCTGTCCGGGCTGCTCTCGCACGTGGGGGTGCTGGAGGAGCGGGAGCCGAGGAGCCAGTCCGGTGGCAAGGCGGCGGGTCCCAGGCAGCGCGGACCACGGGAGTACCTCGGTGCGCGTGGTGCCCGGTTCGTGATCTTCCCCGGCAGCGTCCTGCGCCGCCGCAACCCGTCGTACGTCATGGCCGGTGAGCTCGTGGAGACCGGCCGGCTCTGGGCCCGGCAGAACGCCGCGATCAAGCCCGAGTGGGCCGAGCGCCTCGGCGCCCACCTGGTCAAGCGCAGCTACAGCGAGCCGCACTGGTCGAAGAAGCGGGCCGCGGTGCTGGCCTACGAGCGGGTCACGTTGTACGGCGTGCCGCTGGCCACCGACCGGCGGATCTCCTTCGGCAAGATCGACCCCGAGCTCAGCCGGGAGCTCTTCATCCGGCACGCCCTGGTGTACGGCGAGTGGTCGACGCGCCATGCCTTCTACGCCAAGAACCTCGAGCTGCTGGGGGAGGCCGAGGAGCTCGAGCACCGCGCCCGCCGCCGCGACATCGTGGTGGACGAGCACACGCTCTTCGACTTCTACGACGCACGTGTCGGCCGCGAGGTCGTGTCGGGCGCCCACTTCGACCAGTGGTGGAAGCAGGCGCGGCGGGCCGATCCCGAGCTGCTCACCTTCGACCTCGCCATGCTCACCCACGACACCGTCGAGGAGGTCACCGAGAGCGACTTCCCGGAGCAGTGGCAGAGCGGGGCGGGGCTGACCTTCCCGATCAGCTACCACTTCGAGCCCGGCGCCCCCGACGACGGCCTCACCATCGAGGTGCCGGTGACCACCCTCAACCGGGTCGACGCCGGCGACTTCTCCTGGAACGTGCCCGGGGTGCGGCGCGAGCTGGTCACGGCCCTGATCCGCAGCCTGCCCAAGCAGCTCCGGGTCAGCTTCGTGCCGGCCCCCGACAAGGCCCGCGAGTTCCTGGCCGCCACGCCGCCCGGCGAGGAGCCGCTGCTCGACGCCCTCGAACGCTGGGCGCGCTCGACCACGGGCGTGGTGGTGCCGCGCGACGCGTGGGACTGGGCCCGGGTGCCGGCGCACCTCCAGCCGACCTACCGGGTGGTGGGCGAGGACGGCGCGGAGCAGGCGCGGGGCAAGGACCTCGACGCCCTGAAGGCGCCGCTCCAGGGCCGGTTCGCCGATGCCCTGGCCGCTGTCGCCGGCGACAGTGGCTTCTCGGCCACCGGCCAGACCACCTGGACCTTCGGCACCTTGGAGCCCGAGATCGTGCAGCGCCGCGCCGGCCACGAGGTGCTCGCGCACCCGGCCGTGACCGACGAGGGACACTCGGCCGGGCTGGGGATCTTCGGCTCGAGCGACGAGGCCGACGCGCGGCACCGGCTCGGCGTACGCCGGCTGCTGCAGCTCACGGTGCCGTCGGGGCAGGCCGACCTCACCGCCGGGCTGAACACTGCCGACAAGCTCGGCCTCGCGGGCTCGCCGTACCCCACGGTCGCCGAGCTCCTCGAGGACCTGCGTGCCGCGATCCTGGCCGACGTCGTGGATGCCGCACCGCCGGTCCGCAGCCGCCGTGCGTACGACGAGCTGGTGGCGGCGGGCGCGGACGCGCTGGCCGAGCGCACCGGCCCCCTGCTCACCGACCTGCTGCGCGTGCTTGCCGACTGGCGGGAGACCGACAAGCTGCTCAGCGGACGCGCCGAGCTGGCCACCCTCGCCGCGATGCAGGACATGGGCGCGCAGCTGGGCCGACTGGTCCGGCGCGGCTTCCTCGGCGACGCCGGAGCCGACCGGCTGCGGCGCTACCCGACCTACCTCGCAGCGATCCGGCGCCGACGCGAGCGGCTCGACGAACAGGTCGCCCGCGACCGGCAGCTCATGGTCCAGGTGCTGGGGCTCCAGGAGGCGTGGCTGCACCACGTCGCCGCGCTGCCCGAGGGTCGGCCTCCGGGCGAGCGGCTGCGGCAGGTGCGCTGGATGCTGGAGGAGTACCGCGTCTCGCTGTGGGCCCAGCAGCTCGGCACCGACGCTCCGGTCAGCGACCAGCGGATCCGTCGGCTTCTCGCCACCTGA
- a CDS encoding FAD:protein FMN transferase produces the protein MTTERSIEPGPRMVEPGATTYRFDLWSTTGSVVVTDPAALPAAVEVVRAGLDEVELACSRFRPDSEISGLSTGRNRLSPMLADLVGTALDAAEASGGLVDPTVGSVVRELGYDRSIELLPADGAAVRVEQQVPGWRRVQLYGDRLELPGGLLLDLGATAKARAADLTARRVADLIGVGVLVELGGDIATAGPGPDAGWQVLVADSPDDPACQVTLQPGWALATSSTVRRAWRRGGVRLHHIVDPRTAAPAAPVWRSASVAAPTCVEANTASTAAVVLGHEATRWLGDRGFTARLVDQRHRVCRVGGWPQEVAA, from the coding sequence ATGACCACCGAGCGGAGCATCGAGCCCGGCCCCCGGATGGTCGAGCCGGGTGCCACGACGTACCGCTTCGACCTGTGGAGCACCACGGGGTCGGTCGTCGTGACCGACCCGGCCGCGCTGCCCGCGGCCGTCGAGGTGGTGCGAGCCGGGCTCGACGAGGTCGAGCTCGCGTGCTCCCGCTTCCGGCCCGACTCGGAGATCTCGGGTCTGAGCACCGGCCGCAACCGGCTTTCGCCGATGCTGGCCGACCTGGTCGGTACGGCGCTCGACGCGGCCGAGGCCAGCGGCGGGCTGGTCGACCCGACGGTCGGCTCGGTGGTCCGCGAGCTCGGCTACGACCGCAGCATCGAGCTGCTCCCGGCCGACGGCGCAGCCGTGAGGGTCGAGCAGCAGGTCCCCGGCTGGCGCCGGGTGCAGCTGTACGGCGACCGGCTGGAGCTGCCCGGCGGGCTCCTGCTCGACCTCGGCGCCACCGCCAAGGCGCGTGCCGCCGACCTCACCGCCCGCCGCGTGGCGGACCTGATCGGCGTCGGCGTGCTGGTCGAGCTGGGCGGCGACATCGCCACGGCCGGACCCGGGCCCGACGCGGGCTGGCAGGTCCTGGTCGCGGACTCACCCGACGACCCCGCCTGCCAGGTGACCCTCCAGCCGGGCTGGGCCCTGGCCACCTCGTCGACGGTACGACGGGCCTGGCGCCGCGGCGGCGTCCGCCTGCACCACATCGTCGACCCCCGAACTGCGGCCCCGGCGGCGCCAGTGTGGCGCAGCGCCTCCGTGGCCGCACCTACGTGTGTCGAGGCCAACACGGCCTCGACCGCCGCGGTCGTGCTCGGCCACGAGGCGACTCGCTGGCTCGGCGACCGCGGCTTCACCGCTCGACTCGTCGACCAGCGGCACCGCGTGTGCCGGGTCGGCGGCTGGCCCCAGGAGGTGGCGGCATGA
- a CDS encoding ferric reductase-like transmembrane domain-containing protein, with product MSAAFWALGRGTGVVALVLFTVSLVLGIVARSGRPVPWLGRFGTSDLHRTAALTGTGLVLAHVGTLYFDPYAQLRLVDVVFPFLGAYKPLWLGLGTLALDLLGVITVVSLLRHRVGPRVFKAVHWGTYALWPVALMHALGNGTNAGSGWFRALAVVCISAVVTAVGWRLTPSYGDRGWERNPRRTAV from the coding sequence ATGAGCGCGGCCTTCTGGGCGCTCGGCCGCGGCACCGGTGTGGTCGCCCTCGTGCTCTTCACGGTCTCGCTGGTGCTGGGCATCGTCGCCCGCTCGGGCCGCCCGGTGCCGTGGCTGGGCCGCTTCGGCACCAGCGACCTGCACCGAACCGCTGCCCTGACCGGGACCGGCCTCGTGCTGGCCCACGTCGGCACCCTCTACTTCGACCCCTACGCCCAGCTCCGGCTGGTCGACGTGGTCTTCCCGTTCCTGGGTGCCTACAAGCCGCTGTGGCTCGGCCTGGGCACGCTCGCCCTCGACCTCCTCGGCGTGATCACGGTCGTGTCGCTGCTGCGGCACCGGGTCGGGCCGCGGGTGTTCAAGGCCGTCCACTGGGGCACCTACGCCCTGTGGCCGGTGGCCCTGATGCACGCGCTGGGCAACGGAACCAACGCCGGCTCCGGCTGGTTCCGGGCCCTGGCCGTGGTCTGCATCAGCGCGGTCGTCACCGCCGTCGGCTGGCGGCTCACCCCGTCGTACGGCGATCGCGGCTGGGAGCGCAACCCGAGGAGGACTGCGGTATGA
- a CDS encoding NADH-ubiquinone oxidoreductase-F iron-sulfur binding region domain-containing protein — protein sequence MTTTSTGVSASSTRRLLGGVQSDAARHEAVHGPLPHLGLDELLRLVEASGLTGRGGAGFPTAIKVRAVASGARRPVVVGNAMEGEPLSHKDAVLLDRSPHLVLDGLQVLARALRAKRAVLAVGPEIDAGPVQAAARGRRGIEVAHLDGGFVAGQETALVNQLNGRSALPRDPFTRVTESGVDGRPTLVLNAETLAQVALIARHGADWFRSAGTADDSGTSLFTVSGAVGRPGVVEAARASRLRDVLEATEPRRPAAVLVGGYHGAWVPATHLDVRLTRSELAPWNAAVGAGVLYVLDDRTCPLRYAAEVADYLAGESAAQCGPCINGLPQMAADLHRLAACVRDQRLPVAVARMAGLVKGRGACAHPDGTARFVGSTLEVFRDHTAAHLQGWCPSTMRPTTRGM from the coding sequence ATGACCACCACGTCCACGGGCGTCTCCGCGAGCTCCACACGGCGGCTGCTCGGCGGCGTCCAGAGCGACGCCGCCCGGCACGAGGCCGTGCACGGTCCACTTCCCCATCTCGGCCTCGACGAGCTCCTCCGGCTCGTGGAGGCCAGCGGGCTCACCGGGCGCGGCGGTGCGGGTTTCCCCACCGCGATCAAGGTGCGCGCCGTCGCGTCCGGTGCCCGCCGGCCCGTCGTGGTCGGCAATGCCATGGAGGGCGAGCCCCTCAGCCACAAGGACGCCGTCCTACTGGACCGCAGCCCGCACCTGGTGCTGGACGGCCTCCAGGTGCTGGCCCGCGCCCTGCGTGCCAAGCGCGCCGTCCTCGCCGTCGGCCCCGAGATCGACGCCGGTCCGGTGCAGGCGGCCGCCCGCGGGCGCCGCGGGATCGAGGTGGCGCATCTCGACGGCGGGTTCGTGGCCGGGCAGGAGACGGCCCTGGTCAACCAGCTCAACGGCCGGTCGGCCCTGCCCCGCGACCCCTTCACCCGGGTCACCGAGAGTGGGGTGGACGGACGCCCCACGCTGGTCCTGAACGCCGAGACCCTGGCCCAGGTCGCGCTGATCGCCCGGCACGGAGCCGACTGGTTCCGCTCGGCCGGGACGGCCGACGACTCCGGCACCTCGCTGTTCACCGTCTCCGGCGCGGTCGGCCGCCCCGGTGTGGTCGAGGCCGCACGTGCGTCCCGGCTCCGCGACGTCCTGGAGGCGACCGAGCCGCGCCGGCCGGCCGCGGTGCTGGTCGGTGGCTACCACGGCGCGTGGGTGCCGGCGACCCACCTCGACGTCCGGCTGACCCGGTCGGAGCTCGCACCGTGGAACGCCGCCGTCGGTGCCGGTGTCCTGTACGTGCTCGACGACCGGACCTGCCCGCTGCGGTACGCCGCCGAGGTGGCGGACTACCTCGCCGGCGAGTCCGCCGCCCAGTGCGGCCCCTGCATCAACGGCCTGCCCCAGATGGCCGCCGACCTGCACCGGCTGGCCGCCTGCGTCCGGGACCAACGGCTGCCCGTCGCCGTGGCCCGGATGGCCGGGCTGGTCAAGGGCCGCGGCGCCTGTGCGCACCCCGACGGCACCGCCCGCTTCGTCGGCTCGACCCTCGAGGTCTTCCGCGACCACACGGCGGCCCACCTGCAGGGCTGGTGCCCGAGCACGATGCGGCCGACCACGAGGGGGATGTGA
- a CDS encoding ferredoxin — MATRLHIDWTRCDGHGSCAELLPELLTVDDFGFPAVRTGDRDPLVPDRLEEAALHAVRNCPLMALRLYDAS; from the coding sequence ATGGCGACGCGCCTGCACATCGACTGGACCCGTTGCGACGGGCACGGCAGCTGCGCCGAGCTCCTGCCCGAGCTGCTCACCGTCGACGACTTCGGCTTCCCCGCGGTACGGACCGGCGATCGCGACCCCCTCGTGCCCGACCGGCTCGAGGAGGCGGCGCTGCACGCCGTACGCAACTGTCCGCTGATGGCCCTGCGTCTGTACGACGCGAGCTGA
- a CDS encoding SigE family RNA polymerase sigma factor codes for MSGSRTGFAEYVVARRPLMYRTAWVLCGDHHQAEDLVQHVLTRLYVAWPRVSRMDSVDGYARAMLVNANVDRLRRRREHTGLEGFDRAEREVDSDGVLDLRAAVAGLAPGQRRVIVLRHLWGLSVEETAATLGVTPGTVKSQSADGVRRLRALLAPQRGEEQGR; via the coding sequence ATGTCCGGGAGTCGGACGGGGTTCGCCGAGTACGTCGTCGCCCGACGGCCGCTGATGTACCGCACGGCCTGGGTGCTGTGCGGCGACCATCACCAGGCCGAGGACCTCGTGCAGCACGTGCTCACGCGTCTCTACGTCGCCTGGCCACGGGTCTCGCGGATGGACTCGGTGGACGGCTATGCACGGGCGATGCTGGTCAACGCCAACGTCGACCGGCTGCGTCGGCGGCGTGAGCACACCGGGCTGGAGGGCTTCGACCGGGCGGAGCGCGAGGTCGACAGCGACGGTGTCCTGGACCTCCGGGCAGCCGTGGCGGGTCTGGCCCCGGGTCAGCGGCGGGTGATCGTGCTGCGCCACCTCTGGGGGCTCTCCGTCGAGGAGACCGCTGCCACGCTCGGCGTCACGCCGGGCACCGTGAAGAGCCAGAGCGCGGACGGCGTACGCCGGCTCCGTGCCCTCCTGGCACCGCAACGAGGCGAGGAGCAGGGACGATGA